A single region of the Triticum dicoccoides isolate Atlit2015 ecotype Zavitan chromosome 2B, WEW_v2.0, whole genome shotgun sequence genome encodes:
- the LOC119362578 gene encoding uncharacterized protein LOC119362578: MASSTLRCLPGDIPPTTLLTLPNEMLEEILLCLSDAGDLVRASMSRVSIRRLVTNHRFLRRFRTRYPPSLLGIVSPLPRPRWDRPLLQLAQPPHPSAAAAAAFSGLDDAAAADFSCAFLPNPARWRRRDLRDGRALFSGVPEGTNFDCHVFVRDLAVCDPLSRRYILLPPIPDDLAALVQPPDVLRFEPFLAPPAAEDEDGMSFKVICLVQCKTKLVLLIFSSGSGAEQWRAVTFDNWISLLTGSGNQPESYRRSVIRHYAHGYFCWVLSPASKLLMLDTRSMGFSVVDLPDGTGENEAQVAILEAANGRIKMFINEHFTTELRYYVLQNDGVGANQWLSEATFNLPVNNGGYIFMGVAGGYLLLQGLGEDDQYPFHLVSLNLKTLQLELFLASKRNNKGAHLFAGFPPSLSLPTLRHDI; this comes from the coding sequence ATGGCGTCGTCGACGCTTCGCTGCCTTCCAGGCGACATCCCGCCGACGACGCTGCTCACCCTACCAAACGAGATGCTCGAGGAAATCCTCCTCTGCCTCTCCGACGCCGGCGACCTCGTCCGCGCCTCCATGTCCCGAGTCTCCATCCGCCGCCTCGTCACGAATCACCGCTTCCTCCGCCGCTTCCGCACTCGCTACCCGCCGTCTCTACTGGGCATCGTCTCTCCCCTTCCCCGGCCCCGCTGGGACCGGCCGCTGCTGCAACTGGCCCAGCCGCCGCACCCCTCCGCGGCCGCCGCGGCCGCTTTCTCCGGGcttgacgacgccgccgccgccgacttctCATGCGCCTTCCTCCCCAACCCCGCGCGCTGGCGTAGGCGCGACTTGCGGGACGGCCGCGCCCTCTTTTCCGGCGTCCCAGAGGGCACCAATTTCGACTGCCACGTCTTTGTCAGGGACCTGGCTGTCTGTGACCCCCTGTCCCGGCGCTACATCCTGCTACCTCCCATCCCCGACGACCTAGCCGCCTTGGTGCAGCCACCCGACGTGCTGCGTTTCGAGCCCTTCCTTGCTCCTCCGGCGGCCGAGGATGAGGACGGCATGTCTTTCAAAGTTATTTGCTTGGTGCAGTGCAAAACCAAGCTGGTCCTCCTCATCTTCTCTTCAGGTTCAGGTGCTGAACAATGGCGTGCTGTTACATTTGACAATTGGATCAGTTTGCTCACAGGATCAGGTAACCAGCCAGAGTCATACCGGCGGTCAGTAATACGCCACTATGCACACGGCTACTTCTGTTGGGTGCTTTCTCCGGCAAGCAAGTTGCTCATGCTCGACACACGCAGCATGGGTTTCTCAGTTGTGGACCTCCCAGATGGCACCGGTGAAAATGAAGCACAGGTTGCCATTTTGGAGGCAGCGAATGGAAGGATTAAGATGTTTATTAATGAGCATTTCACAACTGAACTCAGGTATTATGTGTTGCAAAATGATGGAGTTGGTGCAAACCAGTGGCTGTCAGAGGCAACGTTCAATTTACCCGTAAATAATGGCGGCTATATATTCATGGGTGTAGCGGGGGGATACTTACTCCTACAAGGGCTTGGAGAAGACGACCAATATCCATTCCATTTGGTTTCGTTGAATCTGAAGACTTTACAGCTTGAGTTGTTCCTTGCATCAAAGCGCAATAACAAGGGTGCTCATCTGTTTGCCGGTTTCCCACCATCCTTGTCTTTACCAACTCTTCGACATG